One genomic segment of Pandoraea thiooxydans includes these proteins:
- a CDS encoding DNA internalization-related competence protein ComEC/Rec2 — translation MRLILLAGAAGVWALQQCAQLPARHGILACVAIAIVAALAALGARLGARRRAGRYACYGVLALCAAALGFSWAALRAEWRLADELNPGWERRDVTVEGVVSTLPAQLARGVRFGFDIETSQREGVVPHHVQLSWYAERRGAATPLPEVRPGQRWRMTIRLKRPHGTANPQGFDYEAWLLAKRIRATGYVRTGKARVPVLLAERLPSARYALARWRDRLRGHIHGALPPDARYGGVLSALTIGDQRAIAQPDWQLFQRTGVSHLLAISGLHIALVGGLAAAVANRLWRYRARAGASWPMLTPAQRVAALAGLLAALGYAAMAGFGIPAQRSLYMLSVVALAYWAGRRSGSSHVMCWALAVVLIIDPWAILAPGFWLSFGAVSTILYAMRLADDSTGGRWRVWRQAAHVQYAVTLGMVPLTLALFAQVSVVGPLANALAIPLVSVLVTPMALAGALMPAPLGSWLLQGAHFLIEWLTVWLRWLDGLPLAVWRAPRPPWWLTLMALTGVAWLLAPRGWPMRWAGAGLLLPLLLRAPERPADGEFRLLAFDVGQGTAVLVETAGHRLLYDTGPRLSAAVDAGARVIVPYLYARGIEHLDMLVVSHQDDDHAGGAQSVLSGVRVSETRSSLTPEHPIVAGSLRHRACGDGQSWVWDGVRFDMLHPDAATLASSKIRPNGRSCVLRVSNARHAALLPGDIERAQEAELLARLPAERLAADIVVAPHHGSLTSSTSAFVAAVSPRYVIYQAGYLNRFGHPREAVTARYAAHGAMAFRSDRHGAVEFSTAGERLRVSAWRVEAKRYWMGR, via the coding sequence ATGCGGCTTATTCTGCTGGCAGGCGCCGCCGGCGTTTGGGCGTTGCAGCAATGCGCTCAATTGCCGGCGCGGCATGGCATTCTCGCTTGCGTGGCGATTGCCATCGTCGCCGCACTGGCGGCGCTGGGCGCACGCCTCGGAGCACGTCGTCGAGCCGGGCGGTATGCCTGCTACGGTGTGTTGGCTCTGTGCGCTGCCGCGCTGGGCTTTTCATGGGCAGCGCTGCGCGCGGAGTGGCGTTTGGCCGACGAACTCAACCCCGGCTGGGAACGGCGCGACGTCACCGTGGAGGGCGTGGTGTCGACGCTGCCGGCGCAGTTGGCGCGGGGCGTGCGATTCGGTTTCGATATCGAGACGAGCCAGCGTGAAGGCGTCGTGCCACACCACGTGCAATTGTCGTGGTATGCCGAGCGGCGTGGTGCGGCAACACCATTGCCGGAGGTGCGACCGGGTCAGCGCTGGCGAATGACGATACGACTCAAGCGGCCGCACGGCACCGCCAATCCCCAAGGGTTTGATTACGAAGCCTGGCTGCTGGCCAAACGCATTCGCGCTACCGGCTACGTGCGTACCGGCAAGGCAAGGGTGCCCGTGCTGCTGGCCGAGCGGTTGCCTTCGGCCCGCTACGCGCTGGCGCGCTGGCGCGATCGGCTACGCGGTCATATTCACGGGGCTCTGCCGCCGGATGCTCGCTATGGGGGCGTGCTGAGCGCGCTGACAATTGGCGATCAGCGCGCGATAGCGCAGCCCGACTGGCAACTGTTTCAGCGCACCGGCGTGAGCCATCTGTTGGCGATATCCGGCCTGCATATCGCTCTGGTCGGCGGGTTGGCTGCTGCCGTGGCCAACCGGCTGTGGCGTTACCGGGCTCGCGCCGGCGCGTCGTGGCCCATGCTGACGCCGGCTCAGCGCGTCGCGGCGCTGGCGGGATTGCTGGCCGCGTTGGGATATGCTGCCATGGCGGGTTTCGGTATTCCGGCGCAGCGCTCTCTCTACATGCTGAGCGTGGTAGCGCTGGCATACTGGGCCGGCCGTCGCAGCGGCTCGTCGCATGTGATGTGCTGGGCTTTGGCCGTCGTGCTGATAATCGATCCGTGGGCGATCCTGGCGCCGGGGTTCTGGCTTTCGTTCGGCGCTGTATCGACCATTCTTTATGCCATGCGGCTCGCGGACGACTCGACTGGCGGACGTTGGCGGGTCTGGCGACAGGCAGCCCACGTTCAGTACGCGGTAACGCTTGGCATGGTGCCGTTGACGCTCGCATTGTTCGCGCAGGTTTCGGTGGTCGGGCCGTTGGCCAATGCGCTGGCAATTCCCCTGGTCAGTGTGCTGGTAACGCCAATGGCGCTGGCCGGCGCATTGATGCCTGCGCCATTGGGCAGCTGGCTGCTGCAAGGCGCGCATTTCCTGATTGAGTGGCTCACGGTGTGGCTGCGCTGGCTCGATGGCTTGCCGCTGGCGGTCTGGCGCGCGCCGCGGCCGCCGTGGTGGTTGACGCTGATGGCGCTGACTGGGGTTGCGTGGCTGCTGGCCCCACGCGGCTGGCCGATGCGTTGGGCCGGGGCGGGGCTGCTGCTGCCGCTGCTGCTTCGTGCGCCGGAACGCCCCGCCGACGGCGAATTCCGTCTGCTGGCGTTCGATGTGGGGCAGGGTACGGCGGTGCTGGTCGAGACGGCGGGTCACCGCCTGTTGTACGACACCGGGCCGCGACTGTCCGCGGCTGTCGATGCCGGCGCTCGTGTCATCGTGCCATATCTGTACGCGCGCGGCATCGAGCACCTCGACATGCTGGTGGTCAGCCATCAGGACGACGACCATGCGGGGGGCGCGCAGTCGGTGCTGTCCGGCGTGCGGGTGAGCGAGACGCGCTCGTCGCTGACGCCGGAGCATCCCATCGTGGCAGGCTCGCTGCGCCATCGTGCCTGTGGCGACGGCCAGTCGTGGGTGTGGGACGGGGTGCGTTTCGACATGCTGCATCCGGACGCGGCCACGCTGGCTTCGAGCAAGATCCGACCCAATGGGCGCAGCTGTGTGTTGCGCGTGTCGAACGCACGTCACGCGGCGCTGTTGCCCGGCGATATCGAGCGCGCGCAGGAGGCCGAATTGCTGGCACGGCTGCCGGCCGAACGACTGGCGGCCGATATTGTCGTGGCGCCTCATCATGGCAGCTTGACCTCCTCGACGTCCGCATTTGTCGCGGCCGTCTCGCCTCGTTACGTGATTTATCAGGCGGGCTATCTCAACCGATTCGGCCATCCGCGCGAGGCGGTTACGGCCCGCTATGCCGCGCATGGTGCGATGGCGTTTCGGAGTGATCGGCACGGCGCAGTCGAATTCAGTACCGCCGGGGAAAGGCTGCGGGTGTCGGCCTGGCGTGTCGAGGCGAAGCGATACTGGATGGGGCGCTGA
- a CDS encoding alpha/beta fold hydrolase, protein MSREIIHFSHANGFPSSVYRKLWRLLGDDYEVRAIERIGHDKRYPVTPEWALLRDELVDTLAREYTEPVWLVGHSLGGFLSLMAAIRAPQRVRGVVMLDSPIVAPGWRVHLLRLSQLTGLYDRLSPARATRTRRTHWDNWDAAWRHFKSKPVFARWDEDMLADYITFGTSPTGFGAQRVLAFEREIEYRIYRTLPRRLGARAQRGVPVPVGFLAGTDSRELRQVGLAATRQLVGERLRYVPGTHLFPMEQPEQTAERLREVLRALRGAQGLPAAA, encoded by the coding sequence ATGTCTCGGGAGATTATTCATTTTTCACACGCCAACGGTTTTCCGTCGTCTGTGTATAGGAAATTGTGGCGCTTGCTGGGGGATGATTACGAAGTTCGTGCGATCGAGCGCATCGGTCATGACAAGCGCTATCCGGTGACCCCGGAGTGGGCGCTTCTGCGCGACGAGCTGGTGGATACGCTCGCTCGCGAATATACCGAGCCGGTCTGGCTGGTCGGGCATTCGCTCGGCGGCTTTCTCAGCCTGATGGCCGCCATACGGGCGCCGCAACGGGTGCGCGGGGTCGTCATGCTCGACTCGCCGATCGTCGCGCCCGGGTGGCGCGTACACCTGCTTCGCCTGAGCCAATTGACCGGCTTGTATGACCGCCTGTCGCCGGCACGAGCCACCCGCACACGCCGCACCCACTGGGACAATTGGGACGCCGCCTGGCGGCACTTCAAATCCAAGCCGGTATTTGCCCGCTGGGATGAAGACATGCTGGCCGACTACATTACCTTTGGGACGTCGCCCACCGGGTTTGGTGCCCAGCGGGTGCTGGCGTTCGAGCGCGAGATCGAATACCGGATCTACCGCACCTTGCCCCGCCGGTTGGGCGCGCGGGCACAGCGGGGTGTCCCGGTGCCGGTCGGATTTCTGGCTGGTACCGACTCCAGGGAGTTACGCCAGGTCGGGCTGGCGGCAACCCGGCAACTGGTCGGCGAGCGGCTGCGTTATGTGCCCGGCACTCATCTGTTTCCGATGGAGCAGCCGGAACAAACCGCCGAGCGCCTGCGCGAGGTGCTGCGGGCGTTGCGGGGTGCGCAAGGCCTGCCGGCGGCGGCCTGA
- a CDS encoding CTP synthase: MTKFVFVTGGVVSSLGKGIAAASLAAILESRGLKVTLLKLDPYINVDPGTMSPFQHGEVFVTEDGAETDLDLGHYERFISAKMRKANNFTTGQIYESVIRKERRGEYLGKTVQVIPHITNEIQAFVERGARSTWDGHPDVAIVEIGGTVGDIESLPFLEAARQMSLRLGRNQAAFVHLTLVPYIATAGELKTKPTQHSVQKLREIGISPDVLLCRADRPIPDDERAKISLFSNVPQDAVISVWDVDTIYKIPQMLHDQGMDTIICDELKLTPQPADLSMWAKLVEAIEHPKHEVTIGMVGKYVDLTESYKSLIEALKHASIHTSTRVNIEYLDSEQIEKEGTDCLKQLDAILVPGGFGRRGTEGKIKAIRYARENRVPYLGICLGMQLAVIEFARDVAHLAGANSTEFDPSTDHPVVALITEWLDRDGRIEQRSEDSELGGTMRLGAQRVPIAPGTLASRIYGDHVNERHRHRYEVNNHYVPQLEAGGLVISARTPSENLPEIMELPQQIHPWFVGVQFHPEFTSTPRDGHPLFKAYVEAALAGQAARKKAA, translated from the coding sequence ATGACTAAGTTCGTTTTTGTCACCGGCGGCGTGGTGTCCTCTCTCGGCAAGGGGATTGCAGCTGCTTCTCTCGCCGCGATTCTCGAATCGCGCGGCCTCAAAGTCACCCTCCTCAAACTCGATCCCTACATCAACGTCGACCCCGGCACGATGAGCCCGTTCCAGCACGGCGAGGTGTTCGTTACCGAGGACGGCGCGGAAACCGATCTGGATCTGGGGCACTACGAGCGCTTCATCAGCGCCAAGATGCGCAAGGCCAACAATTTCACCACCGGCCAGATCTACGAGTCGGTGATTCGCAAAGAGCGGCGTGGCGAGTATCTGGGCAAGACGGTTCAGGTCATCCCGCATATCACCAACGAAATCCAGGCGTTTGTCGAGCGCGGCGCACGTTCCACGTGGGACGGGCACCCGGATGTCGCCATCGTGGAAATCGGCGGTACGGTCGGCGATATCGAGTCGCTGCCGTTCCTGGAGGCAGCCCGGCAAATGAGCCTGCGGCTGGGGCGTAATCAGGCGGCCTTCGTGCACTTGACGCTGGTGCCCTACATCGCCACGGCAGGCGAATTGAAAACCAAACCGACTCAGCACAGCGTGCAGAAATTGCGCGAAATCGGTATCTCGCCGGACGTGTTGCTGTGCCGGGCGGATCGCCCGATTCCGGACGACGAGCGAGCCAAGATTTCGCTGTTCTCCAACGTCCCGCAGGACGCGGTGATTTCGGTGTGGGACGTCGATACGATCTACAAGATTCCGCAGATGCTGCACGACCAGGGCATGGACACGATCATCTGCGACGAACTCAAGCTGACGCCGCAGCCTGCCGATCTGTCGATGTGGGCCAAGCTGGTCGAGGCAATCGAGCACCCGAAGCACGAGGTGACGATCGGCATGGTCGGCAAGTATGTCGATCTGACAGAGTCGTACAAGTCGCTGATCGAAGCGCTCAAGCATGCGTCGATCCACACGTCGACACGCGTGAACATCGAATACCTCGACTCGGAGCAAATCGAGAAGGAAGGCACCGACTGCCTCAAGCAATTGGATGCGATCCTGGTACCCGGCGGTTTCGGTCGTCGCGGCACCGAGGGCAAGATAAAGGCAATTCGCTATGCGCGCGAGAATCGCGTGCCATATTTGGGCATCTGCCTGGGCATGCAGTTGGCGGTTATCGAATTCGCGCGGGATGTGGCGCACCTGGCCGGGGCCAACAGCACGGAGTTCGACCCGAGCACTGACCATCCGGTCGTCGCGCTCATTACCGAATGGCTGGATCGCGACGGGCGCATCGAACAGCGTTCCGAAGACTCCGAGCTCGGCGGCACCATGCGCCTCGGGGCGCAGCGCGTACCGATTGCCCCGGGCACCCTGGCGTCGCGCATCTACGGCGATCATGTCAACGAGCGTCATCGCCATCGCTATGAAGTAAACAACCACTACGTTCCCCAGCTGGAAGCGGGGGGGCTGGTGATTTCGGCCCGCACTCCGAGTGAAAATCTGCCGGAAATCATGGAATTGCCGCAGCAGATCCACCCGTGGTTCGTTGGCGTCCAGTTCCACCCGGAGTTCACCTCGACGCCGCGCGATGGCCATCCGCTGTTCAAGGCTTATGTCGAAGCGGCGCTGGCGGGCCAGGCGGCTCGCAAGAAGGCGGCCTGA
- the kdsA gene encoding 3-deoxy-8-phosphooctulonate synthase → MKLCGFDVGLEHPFFLIAGTCVVESQQLALDTAGTLKEICAALDIPFIYKSSYDKANRSSGKSFRGPGRAAGLKVLDEVRRQIGVPVLTDVHTEEEVSEVAAVVDVLQTPAFLCRQTDFIWACAQSGKPVNIKKGQFLAPHDMVNVIAKARDAAREAGLPEDNFMACERGASFGYNNLVSDMRSLAIMRETGAPVVFDATHSVQLPGGQGTSSGGQREFVPVLARAAVAVGVAGLFMETHPDPAHAKSDGPNAVPLHRMKDLLTSLKELDKVVKRGVFLEQDFN, encoded by the coding sequence ATGAAATTATGCGGTTTCGATGTCGGGCTGGAGCATCCCTTTTTCCTGATTGCCGGCACCTGTGTGGTCGAGTCCCAGCAACTGGCGCTCGACACGGCGGGAACCCTGAAGGAAATCTGCGCGGCGCTAGATATCCCCTTCATTTACAAGTCGTCCTACGACAAGGCAAACCGCAGCTCCGGCAAGTCATTTCGCGGGCCGGGCCGTGCCGCCGGTTTGAAGGTGCTCGACGAAGTGCGCCGCCAAATCGGCGTGCCGGTGCTTACCGACGTGCATACCGAGGAGGAAGTATCCGAGGTAGCGGCGGTGGTGGATGTATTGCAGACGCCGGCGTTTCTGTGCCGCCAGACCGATTTCATCTGGGCCTGCGCGCAGTCGGGCAAGCCGGTCAATATCAAAAAGGGGCAGTTCCTTGCGCCTCACGATATGGTCAACGTGATTGCCAAGGCGCGTGATGCGGCGCGCGAGGCCGGTCTGCCGGAAGATAATTTCATGGCGTGCGAGCGCGGCGCCTCGTTCGGCTACAACAACCTGGTGTCCGATATGCGCTCGCTGGCGATCATGCGCGAGACTGGCGCACCGGTGGTGTTCGATGCGACGCATTCGGTGCAGCTGCCGGGTGGCCAGGGCACCAGTTCGGGCGGCCAGCGCGAATTCGTGCCGGTGCTGGCACGCGCCGCGGTTGCCGTGGGGGTGGCTGGGCTTTTCATGGAAACCCATCCGGATCCGGCGCACGCCAAGTCCGATGGGCCGAACGCCGTGCCGCTGCATCGCATGAAGGATTTGCTGACGTCGCTCAAGGAGCTCGATAAGGTCGTCAAGCGTGGCGTATTCCTGGAGCAGGATTTCAACTGA
- the eno gene encoding phosphopyruvate hydratase translates to MSAIVDIIGREILDSRGNPTVECDVLLESGVMGRAAVPSGASTGSREAIELRDGDGSRYLGKGVLKAVEHINTEISEAIMGLDAAEQAFLDKTLIELDGTDNKSRLGANATLAVSMAVAKAAAEEAGLPLYRYFGGSGAMQMPVPMMNIVNGGAHANNSLDIQEFMVMPVGQESFREALRCGAEIFHALKKILSDKGMSTSVGDEGGFAPNFASNEECLNTILQAIDKAGYRAGDDVVLALDCASSEFYKDGKYHLSGEGLQLTSTEFADYLAVLADKFPIVSIEDGMAENDWDGWKVLTEKLGKKVQLVGDDLFVTNTKILKEGIEQGVANSILIKINQIGTLTETFAAIEMAKRAGYTAVVSHRSGETEDSTIADIAVGTNAGQIKTGSLSRTDRMAKYNQLLRIEEDLGDVASYPGKSTFYNLR, encoded by the coding sequence ATGAGTGCAATCGTAGACATCATCGGCCGCGAGATACTGGATTCGCGCGGCAACCCGACAGTCGAGTGCGACGTGTTGCTGGAATCCGGCGTGATGGGACGGGCCGCCGTGCCGTCGGGCGCATCGACCGGTTCGCGCGAGGCGATCGAGCTGCGTGACGGTGATGGCAGCCGGTATCTCGGCAAGGGTGTGCTCAAGGCGGTGGAACACATCAATACCGAGATTTCCGAAGCGATCATGGGGCTGGATGCGGCCGAACAGGCGTTTCTCGACAAGACGCTGATCGAACTCGATGGTACCGACAACAAGTCCCGTCTGGGCGCCAATGCGACGTTGGCCGTGTCGATGGCGGTGGCCAAGGCTGCGGCCGAGGAAGCCGGCCTGCCGCTGTATCGTTACTTTGGCGGATCCGGCGCGATGCAGATGCCGGTGCCGATGATGAATATCGTCAACGGCGGCGCGCATGCCAATAACAGCCTGGACATCCAGGAATTCATGGTGATGCCGGTCGGGCAGGAGAGCTTTCGCGAGGCACTGCGCTGCGGCGCGGAAATCTTCCACGCGCTCAAGAAAATCCTCTCCGACAAGGGCATGAGCACCTCGGTGGGTGACGAAGGCGGTTTCGCGCCGAATTTCGCCAGCAACGAAGAGTGCCTGAACACGATCCTGCAGGCCATCGACAAGGCCGGCTATCGTGCTGGCGACGACGTGGTGCTGGCCCTCGACTGCGCCTCGAGCGAGTTCTACAAGGACGGCAAATATCACCTGTCGGGTGAAGGGCTGCAACTGACGTCGACGGAGTTCGCCGACTATCTGGCGGTGCTGGCCGACAAATTTCCGATCGTGTCGATCGAAGACGGCATGGCCGAAAACGATTGGGACGGATGGAAAGTCTTGACCGAGAAGTTGGGCAAGAAGGTTCAACTGGTCGGCGACGATCTGTTCGTGACCAACACCAAGATTCTCAAGGAAGGTATCGAGCAGGGCGTGGCCAACTCGATTCTGATCAAGATCAATCAGATCGGCACGCTGACCGAAACGTTCGCGGCCATTGAAATGGCCAAGCGCGCCGGCTATACCGCCGTCGTGTCGCACCGCTCCGGCGAGACCGAGGATTCGACGATTGCAGACATCGCGGTAGGCACCAATGCCGGGCAGATCAAGACCGGCTCGCTCTCGCGGACTGACCGCATGGCCAAATACAACCAACTGCTGCGCATCGAGGAAGATCTCGGCGACGTCGCCAGTTATCCGGGCAAGTCCACGTTCTACAATCTGCGCTGA
- the ftsB gene encoding cell division protein FtsB → MRFVTLVLVLLLALIQYPLWFGSGGWLHVRELRQQLALQQQKNEQLKERNERLAGEVQNLKDGTAAIEERARYELGMIKDGEVFVQFVAPDGTADPFRWGASGAAAAGQLPPHAIAQAVHQSPTAKHPRTHREHAKR, encoded by the coding sequence ATGCGATTCGTGACCCTGGTGCTGGTTCTGTTGCTGGCGCTGATCCAGTACCCTCTATGGTTCGGCAGCGGCGGGTGGCTGCATGTGCGCGAATTGCGGCAGCAACTTGCTCTTCAACAACAGAAAAACGAACAGTTGAAGGAGCGCAACGAACGGCTGGCCGGTGAAGTGCAGAATCTGAAAGATGGCACGGCAGCGATCGAGGAGCGTGCGCGCTATGAGCTCGGCATGATCAAGGACGGCGAGGTCTTCGTGCAATTTGTCGCGCCAGACGGTACCGCCGATCCGTTTCGCTGGGGGGCGAGCGGCGCCGCCGCCGCCGGGCAATTACCTCCCCACGCAATTGCGCAGGCTGTGCATCAGTCGCCGACGGCAAAGCATCCACGCACCCATCGCGAGCACGCCAAACGCTAG
- the hslO gene encoding Hsp33 family molecular chaperone HslO has translation MSDQLKKFVFDAAPVRGEIVNLRTTWRTVLQNHDYPAPVRTLLGEMMAAAALLSANLKFDGALIMQIHGDGPVQMLVVECNSDLTMRATAKYSPDLPASPTLAQMVNANGNGRFAITLDPHDKRPGQQAYQGIVPLADEDGPLEDMAAVLRHYMLHSEQLDTHLWLAADEQQAVGVMLQRLPGEGGGDARAVAQEAEDTWERACHLGATLKRDELLSVSADDLLHRLFWQEDVRVFEPLPTRFRCTCSRRGVGNMLRMLGWEEVKSVLDEREKIDIDCEYCRQHYTFDAVDAAQLFAGDKFSADVTAAPSQRH, from the coding sequence GTGTCCGACCAACTCAAGAAATTCGTATTCGACGCCGCGCCGGTGCGCGGCGAAATCGTGAATCTGCGTACGACGTGGCGAACCGTGCTGCAGAATCACGATTATCCGGCGCCCGTGCGCACGCTCCTGGGCGAAATGATGGCCGCCGCCGCGCTTCTGTCGGCCAATCTCAAATTCGACGGCGCCCTGATCATGCAAATCCACGGCGACGGTCCGGTACAGATGCTGGTGGTCGAGTGCAACTCGGACCTCACGATGCGTGCCACGGCCAAATATTCGCCCGACCTGCCCGCCAGTCCGACCCTGGCGCAAATGGTCAATGCCAATGGCAACGGACGTTTCGCCATCACGCTCGACCCGCACGACAAGCGCCCCGGCCAGCAGGCCTACCAAGGCATCGTCCCGCTGGCCGACGAAGACGGACCGCTCGAAGACATGGCGGCAGTTCTGCGGCATTACATGCTGCATTCCGAGCAGCTCGATACGCATCTCTGGCTGGCCGCAGATGAGCAACAAGCGGTTGGCGTCATGTTGCAGCGTCTGCCCGGCGAGGGGGGCGGCGATGCACGCGCTGTCGCCCAGGAGGCCGAGGATACCTGGGAGCGCGCATGCCACCTGGGTGCGACGCTCAAGCGCGACGAATTGCTCTCGGTATCCGCCGACGATCTGTTGCACCGTCTCTTCTGGCAGGAGGACGTGCGGGTGTTCGAACCGCTGCCGACCCGTTTTCGTTGCACATGCTCACGCCGCGGCGTGGGCAACATGTTGCGCATGCTCGGCTGGGAGGAAGTCAAAAGCGTTCTGGACGAGCGCGAGAAAATTGATATCGACTGCGAGTATTGCCGCCAGCACTATACGTTCGACGCGGTCGATGCGGCGCAACTTTTCGCGGGCGACAAGTTCTCAGCCGATGTGACCGCTGCTCCATCGCAGCGGCATTGA
- a CDS encoding gamma carbonic anhydrase family protein — MPIYKLGDNVPQIHESAFVADTATIIGKVTLAENTSIWPSAVARGDNEPVSIGAGSNVQDGSILHTDPGFPLTIGENVTVGHQVMLHGCTIGDGALIGIQAVVLNGAVIGKNCLVGAGALVTEGKVFPDNSLILGSPAKVVRQLTEEDRQRMMAATQSYSTRRQFFKEKLVRIG; from the coding sequence ATGCCAATCTACAAACTCGGAGACAACGTGCCACAAATTCACGAAAGTGCATTTGTGGCGGATACCGCCACCATCATCGGCAAAGTGACGCTGGCCGAAAATACCAGCATCTGGCCCAGCGCAGTGGCACGCGGCGACAACGAGCCGGTTTCCATCGGCGCGGGCAGCAACGTTCAGGATGGCAGCATCCTGCACACCGATCCCGGCTTCCCGCTGACCATCGGCGAAAACGTGACAGTCGGCCATCAGGTCATGCTACACGGCTGCACGATCGGCGACGGAGCGCTGATCGGCATTCAGGCGGTGGTCTTGAACGGCGCGGTTATCGGGAAAAACTGCCTGGTCGGTGCTGGCGCATTGGTTACCGAGGGCAAGGTATTTCCAGATAACTCCCTGATTCTGGGTTCGCCCGCCAAAGTGGTGAGGCAGCTGACCGAAGAAGATCGGCAGCGCATGATGGCCGCCACTCAGAGTTACTCCACACGGCGTCAATTCTTCAAGGAAAAGCTGGTCAGAATCGGCTGA
- a CDS encoding ferritin-like domain-containing protein, producing the protein MNPKTSSPGAMPLCARRAALDILLTTDPFAKARAARELGALVRDGGAGVSAALELPEPPGIPGRPSQPELVSPRALERRAMHTDAGRAALIHALAHIEFNAINLALDAVWRFAGLPDAFYADWLRVAAEEAYHFTLLTDHLAGMGYRYGDFPAHNGLWEMAQKTSGNLLARLALVPRTLEARGLDASPPIRAKLWQAGDRRAANILDIILRDEIGHVAVGNRWYRWCCTQQGLDPLEAYRELAQRYQAPHLKGPFNLKARRAAGFDEAELAALMQTTQSPAA; encoded by the coding sequence ATGAACCCAAAGACTTCTTCACCTGGCGCAATGCCATTGTGCGCGCGCCGCGCCGCGCTAGACATTCTGCTGACGACCGATCCGTTCGCCAAGGCGCGCGCGGCGCGTGAGCTTGGTGCGCTGGTGCGCGATGGTGGTGCCGGGGTCTCGGCCGCGCTCGAGTTGCCCGAGCCGCCAGGCATTCCGGGGCGACCATCGCAACCTGAGCTTGTGTCGCCGCGCGCGCTGGAGCGGCGCGCGATGCATACCGATGCCGGTCGCGCGGCGCTGATCCACGCGCTGGCTCATATCGAATTCAATGCGATCAATCTGGCGCTCGACGCGGTGTGGCGCTTTGCCGGGCTTCCCGATGCCTTTTACGCGGATTGGCTGCGGGTCGCGGCCGAGGAGGCCTATCACTTCACTTTGCTGACGGATCATTTGGCCGGCATGGGTTACCGGTACGGCGATTTTCCGGCGCATAACGGACTGTGGGAAATGGCGCAGAAGACGTCAGGCAACCTGTTGGCACGATTGGCCCTGGTGCCGCGCACCCTGGAGGCTCGGGGACTTGACGCAAGCCCGCCGATCCGCGCCAAGCTGTGGCAAGCCGGCGATCGGCGTGCGGCGAACATCCTCGACATCATTCTGCGCGACGAAATTGGCCACGTGGCCGTCGGCAACCGCTGGTATCGCTGGTGTTGCACGCAGCAGGGACTCGACCCGCTCGAAGCTTATCGCGAGCTGGCGCAGCGTTATCAGGCACCGCACCTCAAAGGACCGTTCAATCTGAAGGCACGCCGCGCCGCAGGCTTCGACGAGGCCGAGCTGGCCGCGCTGATGCAGACCACTCAATCCCCCGCGGCCTGA
- a CDS encoding alpha/beta fold hydrolase, whose product MKTSCSEFVDVRGLRYHVRRWGPSTGPKLFLLHGWMDVAASFQFLADALPDDWQLIAPDWRGFGQTDWPATHGNAGCYWFPDYLADLEALLDHYAPAEAVDLVGHSMGANVVCLYAGIRPARVRRVVDLEGFGLPATVPEQAAGQFARWLDEMREPPQLKRYASLADVVARLRKNNPRLSQARAEFLAPHWSRQTDAGDWEILGDPAHKIANPFLYRLDEIMAVWRQVTAPVLHVEARDSETLRFLARRESIESFRARFQAFPDFREVFLDDAGHMVHHDQPEVLARLIDEFCRH is encoded by the coding sequence ATGAAAACTTCCTGCTCTGAGTTTGTCGACGTGCGCGGTTTGCGCTATCACGTCCGACGCTGGGGACCGTCGACCGGGCCCAAGTTGTTCCTGCTGCACGGTTGGATGGACGTGGCGGCCTCGTTCCAATTTTTGGCGGACGCGCTGCCCGATGACTGGCAGTTGATTGCGCCGGATTGGCGCGGCTTTGGGCAGACCGATTGGCCGGCGACGCATGGTAACGCGGGGTGTTACTGGTTTCCCGATTATCTTGCTGACCTGGAGGCTTTGCTGGATCATTACGCCCCGGCAGAGGCAGTCGATCTGGTGGGGCACAGTATGGGCGCCAATGTGGTTTGCCTGTACGCCGGCATCCGTCCTGCACGGGTACGCCGTGTCGTCGACCTGGAGGGCTTCGGCCTGCCTGCGACGGTTCCGGAGCAGGCGGCCGGGCAATTTGCCCGGTGGCTCGACGAAATGCGCGAGCCGCCGCAATTGAAGCGCTACGCTTCGCTGGCCGACGTGGTTGCGCGTTTGCGCAAGAACAACCCGCGCCTTTCGCAGGCGCGTGCGGAGTTTCTGGCGCCACACTGGTCGCGTCAGACCGATGCGGGTGACTGGGAGATCCTTGGCGATCCTGCTCATAAAATTGCCAATCCTTTCCTGTACCGGCTCGACGAGATCATGGCAGTCTGGCGTCAGGTCACCGCGCCCGTGCTGCATGTCGAGGCCCGCGATTCGGAGACCTTGCGCTTTCTGGCGCGACGGGAGTCGATCGAATCGTTTCGCGCCCGTTTTCAGGCCTTTCCGGATTTTCGTGAAGTGTTTCTCGACGACGCCGGGCACATGGTGCACCACGACCAACCCGAAGTACTGGCGAGGCTGATCGACGAGTTCTGCCGTCACTGA